The Myxococcaceae bacterium JPH2 genome includes a region encoding these proteins:
- a CDS encoding FAD-binding oxidoreductase, translated as MSALERALVEWREALGEPHVITEPDALAEAETATFATAQRIPAILRPASTEEVRACMRIAQVHGIPVYPVSSGRNWGYGSRVPPSDGCALMELGRMNRILGYDEKLAYLTVEPGVTFRQAHAWLRAQGSRLFITTIGGSADASLVGNALERGDGRGPHADIFQHVCGLEVVLPTGELLETGHARFAGSRTAPLFRWGVGPSLDGLFSQSSLGVITRMTFWLARKQPYLREFFCAVPEEAQLWERVDRLQELALDGTLRGSFFFWNDIKAFSVARQYPFAETRGRTPLPAWALEQFREGLGGRWAISGALHAPDAELGAVLERRLCAALDGLPQPVRLGPIPPDGESPFQGVPSDANLTMAYWRKRSPRPEAPHPDRDRCGFIWCSVAVPFTGEEARRAVDLAERVPRLFGLEPNLALLTHSPRCLYLVLALAFDRDVRGEDARAQACYQALARELAGAGYYPTRLGLQSAGDTLAVTDDSVAVLQRIKKAVDPSGVLAPGRYAITPPGET; from the coding sequence ATGAGCGCGCTGGAGCGGGCCCTCGTGGAATGGCGCGAGGCCCTGGGCGAACCGCACGTCATCACGGAGCCGGACGCGTTGGCCGAGGCCGAGACGGCCACCTTCGCCACCGCGCAGCGCATTCCCGCCATCTTGCGGCCCGCCAGCACGGAGGAGGTCCGCGCGTGCATGCGCATCGCGCAGGTGCATGGCATTCCCGTCTACCCGGTGAGCAGCGGACGCAACTGGGGCTATGGCTCCCGCGTGCCCCCCAGCGATGGCTGCGCGCTGATGGAGCTGGGGCGGATGAACCGCATCCTTGGCTACGACGAGAAGCTCGCGTACCTCACCGTGGAGCCGGGCGTCACGTTTCGACAGGCGCACGCGTGGCTGCGAGCCCAGGGCTCGCGCCTGTTCATCACCACCATCGGTGGATCCGCGGACGCCAGCCTCGTGGGCAACGCGCTGGAGCGCGGCGATGGGCGCGGCCCCCACGCGGACATCTTCCAGCACGTGTGCGGCCTGGAGGTGGTGCTCCCCACGGGAGAGCTGTTGGAGACAGGCCATGCGCGCTTCGCGGGCTCGCGCACCGCGCCGCTGTTCCGCTGGGGCGTGGGGCCCTCGCTGGACGGGTTGTTCAGCCAGTCCTCGCTGGGGGTCATCACGCGCATGACGTTCTGGCTGGCGCGCAAGCAGCCCTACCTGCGTGAGTTCTTCTGCGCGGTGCCAGAGGAGGCGCAGCTCTGGGAGCGGGTGGATCGCCTCCAGGAGCTGGCGCTCGACGGCACGCTGCGCGGCAGCTTCTTCTTCTGGAACGACATCAAGGCCTTCAGCGTGGCCCGCCAGTATCCCTTCGCCGAGACGCGCGGCCGCACGCCGCTGCCCGCCTGGGCGCTGGAGCAGTTCCGCGAGGGACTCGGCGGACGGTGGGCCATCAGCGGCGCGCTCCATGCGCCGGACGCGGAGCTGGGCGCGGTGCTGGAGCGGCGGTTATGCGCCGCGCTCGACGGGCTCCCGCAGCCGGTGCGCCTCGGCCCCATCCCTCCGGATGGCGAGAGCCCCTTTCAAGGCGTCCCCTCCGACGCGAACCTCACCATGGCGTACTGGCGCAAGCGGAGCCCGCGTCCAGAAGCGCCGCACCCGGATCGCGACCGCTGCGGCTTCATCTGGTGCTCGGTGGCGGTGCCCTTCACCGGAGAAGAGGCCCGGCGCGCGGTGGATCTCGCGGAGCGGGTGCCTCGCCTCTTCGGATTGGAGCCCAACCTCGCGCTGCTGACCCACTCGCCGCGCTGTCTCTATCTGGTGCTGGCGCTGGCGTTTGATCGCGACGTCCGAGGCGAGGACGCGCGCGCGCAGGCCTGCTACCAGGCCCTGGCGCGGGAGCTGGCCGGCGCGGGCTACTACCCCACGCGGCTCGGGCTCCAGTCCGCCGGGGACACCCTGGCCGTGACGGATGACTCCGTCGCGGTCCTCCAGCGGATCAAGAAAGCGGTGGATCCCTCCGGCGTCCTCGCGCCGGGGCGCTATGCGATCACCCCACCCGGCGAAACGTGA
- a CDS encoding DUF2203 domain-containing protein, which produces MRFFSVEEANRLVPLLHRTFERVRPWVDRVQRLAEDLEVPGDRSDSALEPLRDERDALLNRIRGELLQIQEMGLEIKGADGLVDFRARRGERHVYLCWRFGENEVSHWHDLQTGIAGRRPIDNPDDFAPTYLS; this is translated from the coding sequence ATGCGCTTTTTCAGCGTGGAAGAGGCAAACCGACTCGTGCCGCTCCTGCACCGCACCTTCGAGCGGGTGCGGCCCTGGGTGGATCGCGTGCAAAGGCTCGCGGAGGACCTGGAGGTGCCAGGGGACCGGAGCGACTCGGCCCTGGAGCCCCTGCGCGACGAACGCGATGCCCTGCTCAATCGCATCCGCGGAGAGCTGCTTCAAATCCAGGAGATGGGTCTGGAAATCAAAGGCGCGGACGGGCTCGTGGACTTCCGCGCACGGCGGGGTGAACGCCATGTCTATCTCTGCTGGCGCTTCGGCGAGAACGAGGTCAGCCACTGGCACGACCTTCAAACAGGCATCGCGGGACGTCGCCCCATCGACAACCCGGATGACTTCGCGCCCACCTACTTGAGCTGA
- a CDS encoding pirin family protein produces the protein MMWKTPDPFLFCVHHDDRYPAGNEHMGPAASLAGRDIGQDFEGRDGWRMYHGETVPGFPQHPHRGFETVTIVRRGVLDHSDSLGAVARFGGGDVQWLTAGKGILHSEMFPLLRRDAANPLELFQIWLNLPRVDKMVEPHFSMFWNDTIPTEVIKDERGGATEVRIIAGRLGDVRAPPPPPKSWARREDTDVAIWTVKMSPGARWTLPAASAGVHRMLYFFQGAALRAAGRAIPASSAIELRADRDVILENGPDEAELLMLQGRPIQEPVVQQGPFVMTTREELYQAFMDFRQTEFGGWPWPKNDPVHGREQGRFARHADGRVEKPTT, from the coding sequence ATGATGTGGAAGACGCCCGACCCGTTCCTCTTCTGCGTCCACCACGACGACCGCTACCCTGCCGGCAACGAGCACATGGGGCCCGCGGCCTCGCTCGCCGGCCGAGACATCGGCCAGGACTTCGAGGGCCGCGATGGCTGGCGCATGTATCACGGCGAGACCGTCCCCGGTTTCCCCCAGCACCCCCACCGGGGCTTCGAGACCGTCACCATCGTGCGTCGCGGTGTGCTCGACCACTCCGACTCGCTGGGCGCGGTCGCGCGCTTCGGCGGTGGTGACGTGCAATGGCTCACGGCGGGCAAGGGCATCCTCCACTCGGAGATGTTCCCGCTCCTGCGGCGCGACGCCGCGAATCCGCTCGAGCTGTTTCAGATCTGGTTGAACCTGCCGCGCGTCGACAAGATGGTCGAGCCGCACTTCTCCATGTTCTGGAATGACACCATCCCCACCGAGGTCATCAAGGACGAGCGCGGTGGCGCGACCGAAGTGCGCATCATCGCGGGGCGACTCGGCGACGTGCGCGCGCCTCCGCCGCCCCCGAAGTCGTGGGCCCGCCGCGAGGACACCGACGTGGCCATCTGGACCGTCAAGATGAGCCCCGGCGCGCGCTGGACCTTGCCAGCCGCCTCGGCGGGTGTGCATCGCATGCTCTACTTCTTCCAGGGCGCCGCGCTCCGCGCCGCGGGCCGTGCCATCCCCGCGTCGAGCGCCATCGAGCTGCGCGCGGACCGCGACGTCATCCTCGAGAATGGTCCGGATGAGGCCGAGCTGTTGATGCTCCAGGGCCGCCCCATCCAGGAGCCCGTGGTCCAGCAGGGCCCCTTCGTGATGACCACGCGCGAGGAGCTGTATCAGGCGTTCATGGACTTCCGGCAGACCGAGTTCGGCGGTTGGCCGTGGCCCAAGAACGACCCCGTGCACGGCCGTGAGCAGGGCCGGTTCGCCCGGCACGCGGATGGTCGCGTCGAGAAGCCCACGACCTGA
- a CDS encoding glycoside hydrolase family 15 protein, with amino-acid sequence MRRITDYALLGDCHSAALVGRDGSIDWACFPRFDSPAVFCRILDPRHGGSFGVAPEGRFQSTRGYVEDTNVLVTTFTTPRGVLELTDCMPVYPGGGMGTHVGTRHALLRRVRCLRGAVRVRCVVAPRFEYGAFTPRFRLTSSRTAEVVGGADALWVSSTHALSACEASLRARWELRAGDEAWVEAAWTRSFIERSTADAPDRDAFRQHLEDTLTFWRTWIARCVYTGEHTRAVRRSALTLKALTYAPTGALVAAPTTSLPEEPGGVRNWDYRYTWIRDSSLVLSSLLALGYRDEADAFRFWMRRTSAGRAVDMQIMYGIRGHRMLPEVELPHLAGYRGSRPVRVGNGAVKQLQLDVFGEFLEVAWLYARAGGPVTKTNWDFLSGLVEEVIHRWRLPDQGLWEVRDVPRHFVHSKLLCWVAVDRGVRLAKARGLPAPLFRWTREREQLRRYLLECARDGWFPQAEGMDAADASTLLVPALGFLPVEDPRVVRTVQVVRERLEHDGLLRRYLGPDGLDGSEGAFLLCSFWLVDVLAHSGHRDEAEALLSRLLSLSNDVGLYAEEAMPGTGEPMGNFPQAFTHMALVSSCAQLSALHAVEQRALAHTAYDFSEKALDHLLARRRHEPRESASAELPEWLASLPL; translated from the coding sequence ATGCGCCGCATCACCGACTACGCGCTGCTCGGGGACTGTCACTCCGCGGCGCTCGTGGGACGCGACGGCTCCATCGACTGGGCATGCTTCCCGCGCTTCGACTCCCCCGCGGTGTTCTGTCGCATCCTGGACCCTCGGCACGGAGGCTCGTTCGGCGTCGCGCCGGAGGGGCGCTTCCAGTCCACGCGCGGCTACGTGGAGGACACCAACGTCCTGGTGACCACCTTCACCACGCCCCGCGGTGTGCTGGAGCTGACCGACTGCATGCCCGTCTATCCCGGCGGCGGCATGGGCACGCACGTGGGCACGCGCCACGCGCTGCTGCGCCGCGTCCGCTGTCTGCGCGGCGCGGTGCGCGTGCGCTGCGTCGTGGCGCCTCGCTTCGAGTACGGCGCCTTCACCCCGCGCTTTCGCCTCACCTCGTCGCGCACCGCCGAGGTGGTGGGTGGCGCGGATGCCCTCTGGGTTTCTTCCACGCATGCCCTGTCCGCTTGCGAGGCCTCCCTGCGCGCCCGGTGGGAGCTGCGCGCGGGTGATGAGGCCTGGGTGGAGGCCGCGTGGACGCGCTCCTTCATCGAGCGCTCCACCGCCGACGCGCCGGACCGCGACGCCTTCCGGCAGCACCTCGAGGACACGCTCACCTTCTGGCGCACCTGGATTGCCCGCTGCGTCTACACCGGCGAGCACACGCGCGCCGTGCGCCGCAGCGCGCTGACGCTCAAGGCCCTCACGTATGCGCCCACGGGGGCCCTGGTGGCCGCGCCGACGACGTCCCTGCCCGAGGAGCCCGGTGGCGTGCGCAACTGGGACTATCGCTACACGTGGATCCGCGACTCGTCGCTCGTGCTCAGCTCGCTGCTGGCGCTCGGCTATCGAGACGAGGCGGACGCGTTCCGCTTCTGGATGCGCCGCACCAGCGCGGGCCGGGCCGTGGACATGCAGATCATGTATGGGATTCGCGGCCACCGCATGCTGCCCGAGGTGGAGCTGCCGCACCTCGCGGGCTATCGCGGCTCGCGCCCGGTGCGCGTCGGCAACGGCGCGGTGAAGCAGCTCCAGCTCGACGTGTTCGGCGAGTTCCTGGAGGTGGCGTGGCTGTACGCGCGCGCCGGCGGACCGGTGACGAAGACGAACTGGGACTTCCTCTCCGGCCTGGTGGAGGAGGTCATCCATCGCTGGCGACTGCCGGACCAGGGACTGTGGGAGGTGCGCGATGTGCCTCGGCACTTCGTGCACTCGAAGCTCCTGTGCTGGGTGGCGGTGGACCGAGGTGTGCGACTGGCCAAGGCCCGTGGCCTCCCCGCGCCGCTGTTCCGTTGGACGCGCGAGCGCGAGCAGCTGCGGCGCTACTTGCTGGAGTGCGCGCGCGACGGCTGGTTCCCGCAAGCCGAGGGCATGGACGCCGCCGATGCCTCCACGCTGCTGGTGCCGGCGCTGGGCTTCCTGCCCGTGGAGGACCCGCGCGTGGTGCGCACGGTGCAGGTGGTGCGCGAGCGGCTGGAGCATGACGGGCTGCTGCGCCGCTATCTGGGGCCGGATGGACTGGACGGCTCGGAGGGCGCGTTCCTTCTGTGCTCGTTCTGGCTGGTGGATGTCCTGGCGCACTCGGGTCATCGCGACGAGGCCGAGGCGCTGCTCTCGCGACTGCTGTCGCTCTCCAACGACGTGGGCCTGTATGCCGAGGAGGCCATGCCCGGCACGGGCGAGCCGATGGGCAACTTTCCGCAGGCCTTCACGCACATGGCGCTGGTGTCCTCTTGCGCGCAGCTCTCGGCCCTTCATGCCGTGGAGCAGCGCGCGCTGGCCCACACCGCCTACGACTTCTCGGAGAAGGCGCTGGACCACCTGCTCGCGCGTCGCCGGCATGAACCTCGGGAGTCGGCGAGCGCGGAGCTGCCCGAGTGGCTTGCCTCCCTGCCGCTCTAG
- a CDS encoding AraC family transcriptional regulator has product MMPTPHRPVAPALLGPREECVLWRPEELGGLELLKATYITHTFAPHSHDGFAIGVIERGVEAFRCRGKMRYAPTGSIVLVNPGEIHTGQGAEEDGWSYRMLYPEPRLLEDAARALTGTARGVPFFESPVVDDPEVAALIRGLHASLEQPATALERQTRLFAALAALVARHTRPHPEQRPVGIEHVAVRRARDYLEAYAEENVTLEQLAGHVGLSVFHLVRVFRRELGLPPHAYQIELRVRRARELLRQGKPPGEVAAQLGFSDQSHLTREFKRRVGLSPGRYAASAGSFKTREAVAP; this is encoded by the coding sequence GTGATGCCAACACCCCATCGCCCTGTCGCCCCCGCGCTGCTGGGCCCGCGCGAGGAGTGCGTGCTCTGGCGCCCGGAGGAGCTGGGGGGGCTGGAGCTGCTCAAGGCCACGTACATCACCCACACCTTCGCGCCGCACAGCCATGACGGGTTCGCCATCGGCGTCATCGAGCGAGGCGTGGAGGCGTTCCGCTGCCGAGGGAAGATGCGCTACGCGCCCACCGGCAGCATCGTGCTGGTGAACCCGGGCGAGATTCACACGGGCCAGGGCGCCGAAGAGGACGGCTGGTCCTACCGGATGCTCTACCCCGAGCCCCGCTTGCTGGAAGACGCGGCGCGAGCGCTGACGGGCACTGCGCGCGGGGTGCCCTTCTTCGAGTCGCCCGTGGTGGACGACCCGGAGGTGGCCGCGCTCATCCGAGGGCTGCACGCCTCGCTGGAGCAGCCCGCCACCGCGCTGGAGCGACAGACGCGGCTGTTCGCGGCCCTCGCGGCGTTGGTGGCGCGCCACACCCGGCCGCACCCGGAGCAACGGCCCGTGGGCATCGAGCACGTGGCGGTGCGCCGCGCGCGCGACTACCTGGAGGCGTACGCGGAGGAGAACGTCACGCTGGAGCAGCTCGCGGGCCACGTGGGACTCAGCGTGTTTCACCTCGTGCGCGTGTTCCGTCGCGAGCTGGGCCTGCCGCCGCACGCGTATCAAATCGAGCTGCGCGTGCGCCGCGCCCGAGAGCTGCTCCGTCAGGGCAAGCCGCCCGGAGAAGTGGCCGCGCAGCTGGGCTTCAGCGACCAGAGCCACCTGACGCGCGAGTTCAAGCGACGGGTCGGCCTGTCGCCGGGCCGCTATGCCGCGAGCGCAGGATCCTTCAAGACGCGCGAGGCGGTCGCTCCGTAG
- a CDS encoding c-type cytochrome yields the protein MKRLMWGAALLGLLVGCGGEEKKSAADFGEELFHDARLSESTFNRFSCATCHVTTPQAPAERIDSGYSLYNVASRPSWWGGNETRLLDSVNFCYVNFMRGVSKLEPDDPMSRSLYEYLVRISPDAQATALPFTIVKDINEVARGDATRGATVYRAACQTCHGELHTGKGRLTELASILPEVTKDYGTVFPGVPKSKVVIEKVRHGQFFGVGGNMPPYSTEALSDADLGAVLSYLEL from the coding sequence ATGAAGCGCCTCATGTGGGGCGCCGCGCTGCTCGGACTGCTGGTCGGCTGTGGCGGGGAAGAGAAGAAGAGCGCGGCGGACTTCGGCGAGGAGCTGTTCCACGACGCGCGGCTGTCGGAGAGCACGTTCAATCGCTTCTCCTGCGCCACCTGTCACGTGACGACGCCGCAGGCTCCGGCCGAGCGCATCGACTCGGGATATTCGCTCTACAACGTGGCCTCGCGGCCGAGTTGGTGGGGCGGCAACGAGACGCGCCTCCTGGACTCGGTGAACTTCTGCTACGTCAACTTCATGCGGGGCGTGTCGAAGCTGGAGCCGGACGACCCGATGAGCCGCTCGCTGTACGAGTACCTCGTGCGGATCAGCCCGGACGCGCAGGCCACGGCGCTGCCCTTCACCATCGTGAAGGACATCAACGAGGTGGCGCGCGGCGACGCGACCCGAGGCGCGACGGTGTACCGCGCGGCCTGCCAGACGTGTCACGGCGAGCTGCACACCGGTAAGGGCCGGCTCACGGAGCTGGCCTCCATCCTCCCCGAGGTGACGAAGGACTACGGCACGGTGTTCCCCGGCGTGCCCAAGTCCAAGGTCGTCATCGAGAAGGTCCGGCACGGACAGTTCTTCGGCGTGGGAGGCAACATGCCGCCCTACAGCACCGAGGCCCTCTCGGACGCGGACCTCGGCGCGGTGCTGTCCTATCTGGAGCTGTAG
- a CDS encoding exo-alpha-sialidase: MKTYRIAPFWRLFSVACVLAASGVRAHAGLPETSNVTLRRGHPEDFFVGTTFGAVVSRDSGQTWRWVCPEAMGYGGWKPDSFVWRESGELLAATGNALLRSGDGACTWSTHPYFKDTWVTALAVHPTDDRVFYAATGRSTAASNGLYRSDDGGETWRALSLQRPNTLFSAVRVSTANPRRIYASAQEPTRMLLFRSDDAGETWEELPQNFPTLVRPYDFVLATTSPVSAEGVWARVSAQGFTYILRSDDGGRTFVSLNEGGLNDAFVNMDLSADGGTAWVGTYNTFFRSQGGAPFVPLPLPSGNACVLRRGEVLYGCGSPWVHEWSLARSQDEGTTWEPIYSLDQTQGTYRCPAGTPVHELCPSRWPQLAQLILAPLDPDGAPDGGTADGGSTDAGTSAQPPDAGPVVDEPTPKPSSSGCGAMSGNAVPAALLLLTISLLRRGRRRVDPQP, from the coding sequence ATGAAGACGTATCGAATCGCGCCCTTCTGGAGGCTGTTCTCGGTGGCCTGCGTCCTGGCCGCGAGCGGCGTGCGGGCACACGCCGGGCTACCGGAGACCTCCAACGTCACCTTGCGCCGAGGCCACCCAGAGGACTTCTTCGTAGGAACCACTTTCGGCGCGGTGGTGTCCCGAGACAGCGGACAGACGTGGCGCTGGGTCTGCCCCGAGGCCATGGGTTACGGCGGCTGGAAGCCCGACTCCTTCGTGTGGCGTGAGTCCGGCGAGCTGCTCGCCGCCACGGGCAACGCGCTCCTGCGCTCGGGGGACGGAGCCTGCACCTGGAGCACGCACCCCTACTTCAAGGACACGTGGGTGACGGCGCTCGCGGTCCACCCCACGGATGACCGGGTGTTCTACGCCGCCACGGGGCGCTCCACGGCGGCGAGCAACGGCCTCTATCGCAGCGACGACGGCGGCGAGACGTGGCGAGCGCTGTCGCTGCAACGCCCGAACACGTTGTTCTCCGCCGTGCGCGTGTCCACGGCGAACCCTCGGCGCATCTATGCGTCCGCGCAGGAGCCCACGCGCATGCTGCTGTTCCGCAGCGACGACGCGGGCGAGACCTGGGAGGAGCTGCCGCAGAACTTCCCCACGCTCGTGCGGCCCTATGACTTCGTGCTCGCCACCACCAGCCCCGTGTCCGCGGAGGGCGTGTGGGCGCGCGTGTCCGCGCAGGGCTTCACGTACATCCTGCGCAGCGACGACGGCGGGCGCACCTTCGTCTCGTTGAACGAAGGGGGACTGAACGACGCCTTCGTGAACATGGACCTGTCCGCGGACGGCGGCACGGCCTGGGTGGGCACGTACAACACGTTCTTCCGCAGCCAGGGCGGCGCGCCCTTCGTCCCGCTCCCCTTGCCCAGCGGCAACGCGTGCGTGCTGCGTCGGGGCGAGGTCCTCTACGGCTGCGGCTCGCCCTGGGTGCATGAGTGGTCGCTGGCGCGCAGCCAGGACGAGGGCACCACCTGGGAGCCCATCTACAGTCTGGATCAGACGCAGGGCACCTATCGGTGTCCGGCGGGAACGCCCGTGCACGAGCTGTGTCCATCGCGCTGGCCGCAGCTCGCGCAGTTGATCCTCGCGCCGCTCGACCCCGACGGAGCGCCGGACGGAGGCACCGCCGACGGAGGCAGCACCGACGCGGGCACGTCCGCCCAGCCACCTGACGCGGGCCCGGTGGTGGACGAGCCCACCCCCAAACCCAGCTCCAGCGGCTGCGGCGCCATGTCCGGGAATGCGGTCCCCGCCGCGTTGCTTCTGCTCACGATTTCATTGTTGCGCCGTGGCCGGCGGCGTGTGGACCCACAACCCTGA
- a CDS encoding DUF2892 domain-containing protein, whose protein sequence is MEELIGFMASRRGRWVRIVAGAGLVVGGLSARTPGGAKLAAVGLVPLLSGALDVVLLGPLFGHSWRGADVRRELGQPEAAPLIHTSDSRPGPRLVPPTLH, encoded by the coding sequence ATGGAGGAACTCATCGGCTTCATGGCGTCGCGGCGGGGACGGTGGGTGCGCATCGTGGCCGGCGCGGGACTCGTGGTGGGCGGGTTGTCCGCGCGCACGCCCGGCGGCGCGAAGCTGGCGGCGGTGGGGCTGGTGCCGCTCCTCTCGGGCGCGCTCGATGTCGTGTTGCTGGGGCCGCTGTTTGGACATTCCTGGCGTGGCGCGGACGTGCGGCGCGAGCTGGGTCAGCCCGAGGCGGCGCCGCTGATCCACACCTCGGACTCGCGGCCCGGCCCGCGCCTTGTTCCTCCCACGCTTCACTGA
- a CDS encoding AzlD domain-containing protein, producing MNVLPIILGMAAVTYAPRLAGLWLRVEVPPFWQRFLRFVPIAAFSALVVPALPGERGEAGVRLFAAFLAAVAMWRFRKLWLGILVGMATYWLLR from the coding sequence ATGAACGTGCTGCCCATCATCCTGGGAATGGCCGCGGTCACGTACGCGCCTCGGCTCGCGGGGCTGTGGCTGCGCGTGGAGGTGCCACCGTTCTGGCAGCGCTTCCTGCGGTTCGTCCCCATCGCGGCCTTCTCGGCGCTCGTCGTCCCCGCGCTGCCGGGTGAGCGCGGGGAAGCGGGAGTCCGCCTCTTCGCGGCCTTCCTGGCGGCGGTGGCCATGTGGCGCTTCCGCAAGCTGTGGCTCGGCATCCTGGTGGGCATGGCCACCTACTGGCTGTTGCGCTGA
- a CDS encoding AzlC family ABC transporter permease, whose product MTSVVARDFLRGFRAVIPLWLGLIPFSLAYAVSARGAGLSVLDTLLMSALVFAGGSQFSAVGLLAAGASGVEIILTTLLLNTRHLLYGLSLSQRLSLRPAQRLLAAHCLTDEAYGVVLAEPHASFAYLLGVELSVFIPWNLFTLAGSLLGQGLPDPTRLGVDFVFPLAFLGLLIPLLRGSVEVGVAVLSGLLALMASRFMPGGAALLLASVVGSLTGAWLTAGAPAPRPTEELEAP is encoded by the coding sequence ATGACTTCCGTTGTCGCGCGCGACTTCCTCCGAGGCTTCCGCGCCGTCATTCCCCTCTGGCTGGGGTTGATTCCCTTCTCGCTGGCCTACGCCGTGAGCGCGCGGGGCGCAGGGCTGAGCGTGCTCGACACGCTCTTGATGAGCGCGCTCGTCTTCGCGGGAGGCTCCCAGTTCAGCGCGGTGGGGCTGCTCGCGGCGGGGGCCTCGGGGGTGGAGATCATCCTCACCACGCTCCTGCTCAACACGCGGCACCTGCTCTACGGCCTGTCCCTGTCCCAGCGGCTGTCCCTGCGACCCGCGCAGCGGCTGCTGGCGGCGCACTGCCTCACCGACGAGGCCTACGGCGTGGTGCTCGCCGAGCCTCACGCTTCGTTCGCCTATCTGTTGGGCGTGGAGCTGAGCGTCTTCATCCCGTGGAACCTGTTCACCCTGGCCGGCTCGCTGCTGGGCCAAGGGCTGCCGGACCCCACGCGGCTCGGCGTGGACTTCGTCTTCCCGCTGGCTTTCCTCGGCCTGCTCATTCCGCTGCTGCGCGGCAGCGTGGAGGTGGGCGTGGCGGTGCTCTCCGGCCTCCTCGCGCTCATGGCCTCGCGCTTCATGCCGGGTGGCGCGGCCCTGCTGCTCGCGAGCGTGGTGGGAAGTCTCACGGGCGCGTGGCTCACGGCCGGTGCTCCCGCGCCTCGGCCCACCGAGGAGCTGGAGGCACCATGA
- a CDS encoding NmrA/HSCARG family protein, producing the protein MPVDFSLTVLVTGATGHQGGALTRQLLGRGHRVLALVRDLNSPAARQLESRGATLVHGDFEDVGSIEKAAREADAMFAMASPFGPGGPDAETRQGINMVEAAKRANIRHFIYSSVAGADRLTGIPHFDSKHRVELYVRRSGLPATILAPTFFMENFLSPMLMEGLKSGVLAQGLPPTRGLEMVALDNVAALTMVALEHPERFIGERIELASDEVTGQQAAGLLSMVSGHRIKYVQVPLEDIRQRSEDLAMMYEWLDRVGYHVDVLTLRHDHPQVSWLTLEEWARHQDWSALTSPAWPGEPADPATPAEP; encoded by the coding sequence ATGCCCGTGGACTTCTCTCTCACTGTGCTCGTCACCGGCGCCACCGGCCATCAGGGAGGCGCGCTGACCCGTCAACTCCTGGGGCGGGGGCATCGGGTGCTGGCCCTGGTGAGAGACCTGAACAGCCCAGCGGCCCGGCAGCTCGAGTCCCGAGGCGCCACGCTCGTGCACGGAGACTTCGAGGACGTGGGCTCCATCGAGAAGGCCGCGCGGGAAGCGGATGCCATGTTCGCCATGGCCTCGCCCTTCGGGCCGGGCGGCCCCGACGCGGAGACGCGCCAGGGCATCAACATGGTGGAGGCCGCGAAGCGCGCCAACATCCGCCACTTCATCTATTCCTCCGTGGCGGGCGCGGACCGACTCACCGGCATCCCGCACTTCGACAGCAAGCACCGCGTGGAGCTGTACGTGCGGCGCAGCGGCCTGCCCGCCACCATCCTCGCGCCCACGTTCTTCATGGAGAACTTCCTGAGCCCCATGCTCATGGAGGGATTGAAGTCTGGCGTGCTCGCGCAGGGGCTGCCCCCCACGCGCGGGCTGGAGATGGTGGCCTTGGACAACGTGGCCGCGCTCACGATGGTGGCGCTGGAGCACCCGGAGCGCTTCATCGGCGAGCGCATCGAGCTGGCCTCCGACGAAGTCACGGGGCAGCAGGCCGCGGGCCTCCTGTCTATGGTGAGTGGCCACCGCATCAAGTACGTGCAGGTCCCGCTGGAAGACATCCGCCAGCGCAGCGAGGACCTCGCGATGATGTACGAGTGGCTCGACCGCGTGGGCTACCACGTCGACGTGCTCACCCTGCGGCACGACCATCCCCAGGTGAGCTGGCTCACGCTGGAGGAGTGGGCGCGGCACCAGGATTGGAGCGCCCTCACCTCACCGGCCTGGCCGGGCGAACCCGCGGACCCCGCGACCCCCGCCGAGCCGTAG